A stretch of the Oncorhynchus mykiss isolate Arlee chromosome 23, USDA_OmykA_1.1, whole genome shotgun sequence genome encodes the following:
- the LOC110515109 gene encoding fumarate hydratase, mitochondrial isoform X1 produces the protein MYLSLRNVLRFNCNLQALQRSRSNTKHSPAVISSRMSSEYRIEADTFGELKVPVDKYYGAQTVRSTMNFKIGGPSERMPIQVIKAFGILKRAAAEVNKDYGLDPRLADAIVQAADEVAAGKLDDHFPLVVWQTGSGTQSNMNVNEVISNRAIEILGGKLGSKDPVHPNDHVNKSQSSNDTFPTAMHIAAAKEVHEVLLPGLQHLHDALHAKAVEFKDIIKIGRTHTQDAVPLSLGQEFGGYVQQVKYSIERVKTAMPRIYELAAGGTAVGTGLNTRIGFAEKVAATVASLTGLPFVTAPNKFEALAAHDALVELSGALNTVAVSMMKIANDIRFLGSGPRSGLGELCLPENEPGSSIMPGKVNPTQCEAMTMVAAQVMGNNVAVTIGGSNGHFELNVFKPMMIKNVLNSARLLGDASVSFTDNCVVGIEANIDRINKLMNESLMLVTALNPHIGYDKAAKIAKTAHKEGGNLKETAIKLGYLTAEEFDAWVKPHEMLGPK, from the exons ATGTATCTCTCTTTGAGAAACGTCCTGCGATTTAACTGCAACCTCCAGGCGTTGCAGAGGAGCCGTTCCAACACAAAGCACAGTCCTGCAGTCATCTCCTCCAGAATG TCTTCAGAGTACAGAATTGAGGCAGACACCTTCGGAGAGCTGAAGGTGCCCGTTGACAAGTATTATGGGGCTCAGACAGTCAGATCCACCATGAACTTCAAGATCGGAGGACCGTCGGAGAGAATGCCA ATCCAGGTGATCAAAGCCTTTGGGATTCTGAAGAGGGCTGCTGCAGAGGTCAACAAGGACTACGGACTGGACCCGAGGCTGGCTGATGCCATCGTGCAGGCTGCTGATGAG GTGGCAGCTGGTAAGCTGGATGACCATTTTCCTCTGGTGGTGTGGCAGACCGGGTCAGGAACTCAGTCCAACATGAACGTCAACGAGGTGATCAGCAACAGGGCCATCGAGATCCTCGGAGGGAAGCTGGGGAGCAAGGACCCTGTTCACCCCAACGACCACGTCAACAAAAGCCAG AGCTCCAACGATACGTTCCCCACAGCCATGCACATCGCAGCAGCCAAAGAGGTCCACGAGGTTCTGCTGCCCGGTCTACAACACCTCCACGACGCCCTGCACGCCAAGGCTGTGGAGTTTAAAGACATCATCAAGatcggacgcacacacacacaggacgctgtgccgttgtctctgggacag GAGTTCGGTGGGTATGTGCAGCAGGTAAAGTACAGTATAGAGCGAGTGAAGACGGCCATGCCCAGAATATATGAGCTGGCAGCAGGAGGTACTGCCGTGGGCACGGGCCTCAACACGCGCATCGGCTTCGCTGAGAAAGTAGCAGCTACTGTCGCCTCTCTCACAG GTCTGCCTTTCGTGACTGCTCCCAACAAATTTGAGGCTCTGGCGGCCCACGATGCTCTGGTGGAGCTGAGCGGCGCGTTGAACACGGTGGCCGTCAGTATGATGAAGATCGCCAATGATATCCGCTTCCTGGGGTCCGGGCCCCGCTCTGGCCTGGGAGAACTCTGTCTGCCTGAGAACGAGcctggtagcagcatcatgcctG GGAAAGTTAACCCCACCCAGTGTGAGGCCATGACCATGGTAGCAGCCCAGGTTATGGGAAACAACGTGGCTGTGACCATCGGAGGCAGCAACGGACACTTTGAGCTTAACGTCTTCAAGCCAATGATG aTTAAGAACGTGTTGAACTCAGCCAGGCTGCTGGGGGATGCCTCAGTCTCCTTCACTGATAACTGTGTGGTGGGCATTGAAGCGAACATCGACAGGATCAACAAACTCATGAACGAGTCCTTGATGCTGGTCACCGCCCTCAACCCACACATAG GTTATGACAAAGCTGCTAAGATTGCCAAGACGGCTCACAAAGAGGGAGGAAATCTCAAGGAAACTGCTATCAAGCTAGGATACCTGACAGCAGAAGAGTTTGACGCGTGGGTCAAGCCACACGAGATGCTGGGACCCAAGTAG
- the LOC110515109 gene encoding fumarate hydratase, mitochondrial isoform X3, translating into MYLSLRNVLRFNCNLQALQRSRSNTKHSPAVISSRMSSEYRIEADTFGELKVPVDKYYGAQTVRSTMNFKIGGPSERMPIQVIKAFGILKRAAAEVNKDYGLDPRLADAIVQAADEVAAGKLDDHFPLVVWQTGSGTQSNMNVNEVISNRAIEILGGKLGSKDPVHPNDHVNKSQSSNDTFPTAMHIAAAKEVHEVLLPGLQHLHDALHAKAVEFKDIIKIGRTHTQDAVPLSLGQEFGGYVQQVKYSIERVKTAMPRIYELAAGGTAVGTGLNTRIGFAEKVAATVASLTGLPFVTAPNKFEALAAHDALVELSGALNTVAVSMMKIANDIRFLGSGPRSGLGELCLPENEPGSSIMPGKVNPTQCEAMTMVAAQVMGNNVAVTIGGSNGHFELNVFKPMMIKNVLNSARLLGDASVIM; encoded by the exons ATGTATCTCTCTTTGAGAAACGTCCTGCGATTTAACTGCAACCTCCAGGCGTTGCAGAGGAGCCGTTCCAACACAAAGCACAGTCCTGCAGTCATCTCCTCCAGAATG TCTTCAGAGTACAGAATTGAGGCAGACACCTTCGGAGAGCTGAAGGTGCCCGTTGACAAGTATTATGGGGCTCAGACAGTCAGATCCACCATGAACTTCAAGATCGGAGGACCGTCGGAGAGAATGCCA ATCCAGGTGATCAAAGCCTTTGGGATTCTGAAGAGGGCTGCTGCAGAGGTCAACAAGGACTACGGACTGGACCCGAGGCTGGCTGATGCCATCGTGCAGGCTGCTGATGAG GTGGCAGCTGGTAAGCTGGATGACCATTTTCCTCTGGTGGTGTGGCAGACCGGGTCAGGAACTCAGTCCAACATGAACGTCAACGAGGTGATCAGCAACAGGGCCATCGAGATCCTCGGAGGGAAGCTGGGGAGCAAGGACCCTGTTCACCCCAACGACCACGTCAACAAAAGCCAG AGCTCCAACGATACGTTCCCCACAGCCATGCACATCGCAGCAGCCAAAGAGGTCCACGAGGTTCTGCTGCCCGGTCTACAACACCTCCACGACGCCCTGCACGCCAAGGCTGTGGAGTTTAAAGACATCATCAAGatcggacgcacacacacacaggacgctgtgccgttgtctctgggacag GAGTTCGGTGGGTATGTGCAGCAGGTAAAGTACAGTATAGAGCGAGTGAAGACGGCCATGCCCAGAATATATGAGCTGGCAGCAGGAGGTACTGCCGTGGGCACGGGCCTCAACACGCGCATCGGCTTCGCTGAGAAAGTAGCAGCTACTGTCGCCTCTCTCACAG GTCTGCCTTTCGTGACTGCTCCCAACAAATTTGAGGCTCTGGCGGCCCACGATGCTCTGGTGGAGCTGAGCGGCGCGTTGAACACGGTGGCCGTCAGTATGATGAAGATCGCCAATGATATCCGCTTCCTGGGGTCCGGGCCCCGCTCTGGCCTGGGAGAACTCTGTCTGCCTGAGAACGAGcctggtagcagcatcatgcctG GGAAAGTTAACCCCACCCAGTGTGAGGCCATGACCATGGTAGCAGCCCAGGTTATGGGAAACAACGTGGCTGTGACCATCGGAGGCAGCAACGGACACTTTGAGCTTAACGTCTTCAAGCCAATGATG attaAGAACGTGTTGAACTCAGCCAGGCTGCTGGGGGAtgcctcagtcataatgtaa
- the LOC110515109 gene encoding fumarate hydratase, mitochondrial isoform X2: MYLSLRNVLRFNCNLQALQRSRSNTKHSPAVISSRMSSEYRIEADTFGELKVPVDKYYGAQTVRSTMNFKIGGPSERMPIQVIKAFGILKRAAAEVNKDYGLDPRLADAIVQAADEVAAGKLDDHFPLVVWQTGSGTQSNMNVNEVISNRAIEILGGKLGSKDPVHPNDHVNKSQSSNDTFPTAMHIAAAKEVHEVLLPGLQHLHDALHAKAVEFKDIIKIGRTHTQDAVLLSLGQEFGGYVQQVKYSIERVKTAMPRIYELAAGGTAVGTGLNTRIGFAEKVAATVASLTGLPFVTAPNKFEALAAHDALVELSGALNTVAVSMMKIANDIRFLGSGPRSGLGELCLPENEPGSSIMPGKVNPTQCEAMTMVAAQVMGNNVAVTIGGSNGHFELNVFKPMMIKNVLNSARLLGDASVSFTDNCVVGIEANIDRINKLMNESLMLVTALNPHIGYDKAAKIAKTAHKEGGNLKETAIKLGYLTAEEFDAWVKPHEMLGPK, encoded by the exons ATGTATCTCTCTTTGAGAAACGTCCTGCGATTTAACTGCAACCTCCAGGCGTTGCAGAGGAGCCGTTCCAACACAAAGCACAGTCCTGCAGTCATCTCCTCCAGAATG TCTTCAGAGTACAGAATTGAGGCAGACACCTTCGGAGAGCTGAAGGTGCCCGTTGACAAGTATTATGGGGCTCAGACAGTCAGATCCACCATGAACTTCAAGATCGGAGGACCGTCGGAGAGAATGCCA ATCCAGGTGATCAAAGCCTTTGGGATTCTGAAGAGGGCTGCTGCAGAGGTCAACAAGGACTACGGACTGGACCCGAGGCTGGCTGATGCCATCGTGCAGGCTGCTGATGAG GTGGCAGCTGGTAAGCTGGATGACCATTTTCCTCTGGTGGTGTGGCAGACCGGGTCAGGAACTCAGTCCAACATGAACGTCAACGAGGTGATCAGCAACAGGGCCATCGAGATCCTCGGAGGGAAGCTGGGGAGCAAGGACCCTGTTCACCCCAACGACCACGTCAACAAAAGCCAG AGCTCCAACGATACGTTCCCCACAGCCATGCACATCGCAGCAGCCAAAGAGGTCCACGAGGTTCTGCTGCCCGGTCTACAACACCTCCACGACGCCCTGCACGCCAAGGCTGTGGAGTTTAAAGACATCATCAAGatcggacgcacacacacacag gacgctGTGCTGTTGTCTCTGGGACAG GAGTTCGGTGGGTATGTGCAGCAGGTAAAGTACAGTATAGAGCGAGTGAAGACGGCCATGCCCAGAATATATGAGCTGGCAGCAGGAGGTACTGCCGTGGGCACGGGCCTCAACACGCGCATCGGCTTCGCTGAGAAAGTAGCAGCTACTGTCGCCTCTCTCACAG GTCTGCCTTTCGTGACTGCTCCCAACAAATTTGAGGCTCTGGCGGCCCACGATGCTCTGGTGGAGCTGAGCGGCGCGTTGAACACGGTGGCCGTCAGTATGATGAAGATCGCCAATGATATCCGCTTCCTGGGGTCCGGGCCCCGCTCTGGCCTGGGAGAACTCTGTCTGCCTGAGAACGAGcctggtagcagcatcatgcctG GGAAAGTTAACCCCACCCAGTGTGAGGCCATGACCATGGTAGCAGCCCAGGTTATGGGAAACAACGTGGCTGTGACCATCGGAGGCAGCAACGGACACTTTGAGCTTAACGTCTTCAAGCCAATGATG aTTAAGAACGTGTTGAACTCAGCCAGGCTGCTGGGGGATGCCTCAGTCTCCTTCACTGATAACTGTGTGGTGGGCATTGAAGCGAACATCGACAGGATCAACAAACTCATGAACGAGTCCTTGATGCTGGTCACCGCCCTCAACCCACACATAG GTTATGACAAAGCTGCTAAGATTGCCAAGACGGCTCACAAAGAGGGAGGAAATCTCAAGGAAACTGCTATCAAGCTAGGATACCTGACAGCAGAAGAGTTTGACGCGTGGGTCAAGCCACACGAGATGCTGGGACCCAAGTAG